A genomic segment from Paenibacillus sp. FSL K6-1096 encodes:
- a CDS encoding aldehyde dehydrogenase gives MTLPLTDEQLIHLLAEHREYFNTGITRTLRFRLEQLQKLKTAIKRSEARIIAALNQDLHKSEFEAYATEIGFTLDSIGYMMKHLRRWMKPVKVGSPLHLFPARSRILSEPYGTVLIIGPFNYPFQLLIEPLIGAIAAGNCAVLKPSESTPATSAVIREMIRETFDPGYIRVVEGEKETTSLLIHAAFDYIFFTGSVPVGRLVMEAAAKKLVPVTLELGGKSPVIVDRTADLEAAAKRIVWGKLINAGQTCIAPDYLLVHSGVAAELIERMKRCITRFYGADARLSADYGRIVNERQLRRIEDMLVRDRGKLILGGAVVAEELYIEPSLIYPADWSDASMEEEIFGPVLPIIEYQRLEDAIQSINARPKPLALYLFTEDKQVEQQVLSQVSFGGGCINDTISHVASTRLPFGGVGSSGIGSYHGKHSFDLFSHRKSIVKRSTRFDTGIVYPPYGSKVKLARKLLK, from the coding sequence ATGACGCTGCCACTCACAGACGAACAACTGATCCATTTGCTGGCTGAGCATAGAGAGTATTTCAACACCGGCATCACAAGAACGCTTCGTTTCCGGCTGGAGCAGCTGCAGAAGCTGAAGACAGCTATCAAGCGCAGCGAAGCAAGAATTATAGCTGCACTGAACCAGGACCTGCACAAGAGCGAATTCGAGGCTTACGCCACCGAGATCGGCTTCACACTGGACAGCATCGGTTATATGATGAAGCATCTGCGGCGTTGGATGAAGCCGGTGAAAGTCGGCTCACCGCTGCATCTCTTCCCGGCCAGAAGCAGAATTCTGTCCGAGCCTTACGGCACCGTACTCATTATCGGACCGTTCAACTATCCCTTCCAGCTGTTAATCGAGCCCCTGATCGGGGCCATTGCCGCAGGCAACTGTGCGGTACTGAAGCCTTCGGAGAGCACACCGGCCACCTCCGCTGTCATCAGGGAGATGATCCGGGAGACCTTCGACCCGGGTTATATCCGGGTGGTGGAGGGTGAGAAGGAGACGACAAGTCTTTTGATCCACGCTGCATTCGACTATATTTTCTTCACCGGGAGCGTACCGGTAGGGAGGCTGGTGATGGAGGCGGCCGCGAAGAAGCTGGTTCCAGTCACCCTGGAGCTGGGCGGCAAAAGCCCGGTCATCGTCGACCGGACCGCCGACCTGGAGGCAGCGGCGAAACGGATTGTATGGGGCAAGCTGATCAATGCCGGGCAGACCTGCATTGCACCGGACTATCTGCTGGTTCACAGCGGGGTGGCGGCAGAGCTGATTGAGCGGATGAAGCGCTGCATTACCCGCTTCTATGGGGCTGATGCCCGGCTCAGCGCAGATTATGGGCGGATCGTAAATGAACGCCAGCTGCGGCGGATTGAGGACATGCTGGTGCGGGACCGCGGGAAGCTGATCCTTGGCGGGGCAGTTGTAGCGGAGGAGCTGTACATTGAGCCGTCCCTGATCTATCCGGCCGACTGGAGTGACGCCTCGATGGAGGAAGAGATCTTCGGTCCGGTGCTGCCCATTATCGAATACCAGCGGCTGGAGGATGCCATCCAGAGCATCAATGCCCGCCCCAAGCCGCTCGCCTTATATCTGTTCACTGAAGACAAGCAGGTGGAGCAGCAGGTGCTGAGCCAGGTGTCCTTCGGGGGCGGCTGCATCAACGATACGATCTCCCATGTCGCCAGCACCCGCCTGCCGTTCGGCGGGGTCGGCAGCTCGGGAATCGGCAGCTATCACGGCAAGCACAGCTTCGATCTGTTCTCCCATCGCAAAAGCATTGTTAAACGAAGCACACGATTCGATACCGGGATCGTCTATCCGCCTTACGGCAGCAAGGTCAAGCTGGCGCGGAAGCTGCTGAAGTAG
- a CDS encoding Rpn family recombination-promoting nuclease/putative transposase, which translates to MEGGRFVFSLNREATKISIPHDEAFKKLLETFFQEFIELFFPELDAMLDYSETRFLMQELLVDIVGEEARELDLLLETRYKGLDGYILIHLEPQSYKDHEFRERMFIYFSRLFERYRKDHKLIIPIAIFTSDEVREEQDTLEMSIPEHNILRFQFLKVELRKQNWRRFIDSDNAVAAALLAKMGYTTREAREVRREFLRMFMKLRARLDQGRLALIMSVADLYFKPDRAQDEEILKELINHYPEEGEAIMELMPAWKRWGYEEGIAEGIEKGIEKGIAEGIEKGKAEGKEEGQAETIRKLLLHGFSPEAVSKAVELPLDEIKKLM; encoded by the coding sequence ATGGAGGGCGGACGTTTTGTATTTAGCTTGAATCGGGAGGCGACAAAGATCTCTATACCGCATGATGAAGCTTTTAAGAAGCTGCTGGAGACGTTTTTTCAGGAATTCATTGAGCTGTTCTTTCCTGAGCTGGATGCTATGTTGGACTATAGTGAGACCCGGTTTCTGATGCAGGAATTGCTGGTGGATATTGTCGGCGAAGAGGCGCGGGAGCTGGATCTGCTGCTGGAGACCCGCTACAAAGGGCTGGATGGCTATATTCTGATTCACCTGGAGCCGCAATCGTACAAGGATCATGAATTTCGCGAAAGAATGTTTATCTATTTCAGTCGCCTGTTTGAGCGCTACCGCAAAGACCATAAGCTGATTATCCCGATTGCGATTTTTACCTCGGATGAGGTAAGGGAGGAACAGGACACGCTGGAGATGTCCATCCCGGAACACAACATTCTGCGCTTCCAGTTTCTTAAGGTGGAGCTGCGCAAGCAGAACTGGCGGCGGTTCATCGATTCGGATAATGCGGTGGCTGCTGCGTTATTGGCAAAGATGGGGTATACTACAAGAGAAGCGAGAGAAGTGCGCCGGGAATTCCTGCGGATGTTCATGAAGCTGAGAGCGCGGCTGGATCAGGGCCGGTTGGCATTGATTATGTCAGTAGCGGATCTGTACTTCAAGCCGGACCGGGCACAGGACGAAGAGATTCTAAAAGAATTAATCAATCATTACCCGGAGGAGGGAGAAGCAATTATGGAGCTTATGCCAGCCTGGAAGCGTTGGGGTTATGAAGAGGGTATTGCGGAAGGCATTGAGAAAGGTATTGAGAAAGGTATTGCAGAAGGCATTGAGAAAGGCAAAGCGGAAGGCAAAGAAGAAGGCCAGGCGGAGACGATCCGTAAACTGCTGCTCCACGGATTTTCTCCCGAGGCGGTATCCAAAGCTGTGGAGCTGCCGCTTGATGAGATTAAGAAGCTGATGTGA
- a CDS encoding Crp/Fnr family transcriptional regulator — protein sequence MRPEPAALQACLLFRGKSAEEISLLLDTLAYSVSTYRKNAIILAEGDPADRLGILLSGRVEVQKTHSTGSSVTIAHLKEGQTICEAVLFRKINVVPATVTATGPCRVMFISKQELLRLFAADADILTRFIENLSERLVLVNRKIENLSAGPLRRRIIDFLLEQGEQQGTDQLKLPFSRKEWAGHMNTARPSLSRELGFLRDQGWIAFKGNEITLLDRGRMNDYIQSLPSSSGNL from the coding sequence ATGAGACCGGAGCCTGCCGCACTGCAAGCCTGCCTGCTCTTCCGGGGGAAGTCCGCCGAGGAGATCAGCTTGCTGCTGGACACGCTGGCCTATTCCGTCAGCACTTACCGCAAGAATGCCATCATCCTTGCCGAAGGCGACCCGGCGGACCGGCTGGGCATTCTGCTCTCCGGCCGTGTGGAGGTGCAGAAGACGCATTCCACCGGCAGCAGCGTGACCATCGCCCATCTGAAGGAAGGGCAGACGATCTGCGAAGCCGTGTTATTCCGCAAAATAAATGTAGTACCCGCCACCGTAACTGCCACCGGCCCTTGTAGGGTCATGTTCATCAGCAAGCAGGAGCTGCTGCGGTTATTTGCGGCAGATGCGGATATCCTTACCCGCTTCATTGAGAATCTCTCCGAGCGGCTGGTGCTGGTCAACCGGAAGATTGAGAATCTGTCCGCCGGCCCGCTGCGCCGCCGGATTATCGACTTCCTGCTGGAGCAGGGTGAGCAGCAGGGCACGGACCAGCTGAAGCTGCCCTTCAGCCGGAAGGAATGGGCCGGGCATATGAATACCGCCCGCCCTTCGCTGTCCCGCGAGCTTGGATTCCTGCGCGACCAGGGCTGGATCGCCTTCAAGGGCAATGAAATCACGCTGCTGGACCGGGGGCGGATGAATGATTACATTCAGAGCCTGCCTTCTTCTTCAGGCAACCTGTAG
- a CDS encoding sortase, which translates to MRIRSGLSLAAKLILLLSLCVMLYSAFQIVRAPAEARQALHIWDKKREEARLSQVSEEEIPLPEGMMSRPAEMTDLAEARPASYKEGEVIGELYFPKLDQRMAILEGTGRAELRQGAGHDAASAAPGSSGNSVLAGHRDTVFRSLGKLEPGDTLTLETADGVFTYEVTGSRIVDKEIRGAIKPGSEPVLTLITCYPFAYTGPAPDRYLLSAKLVSREKPRPHRP; encoded by the coding sequence ATGAGGATACGTTCCGGTCTATCACTTGCCGCGAAGCTGATCCTCCTGCTCTCTTTGTGCGTTATGCTGTATTCCGCCTTCCAGATTGTCAGAGCGCCCGCCGAAGCCCGGCAGGCGCTGCACATCTGGGACAAAAAGAGGGAGGAAGCCCGGCTGTCCCAAGTCTCTGAAGAGGAAATCCCGCTGCCCGAAGGAATGATGAGCCGCCCTGCAGAGATGACAGACCTGGCGGAAGCCCGCCCGGCTTCTTACAAGGAGGGCGAGGTGATTGGCGAGCTCTATTTCCCGAAGCTGGATCAGCGGATGGCCATTCTGGAGGGAACCGGCCGCGCTGAGCTGAGACAGGGCGCAGGTCATGATGCCGCCAGCGCCGCACCGGGCAGCTCCGGCAACAGTGTGCTGGCCGGCCACCGCGATACTGTTTTCCGCAGCCTCGGCAAGCTGGAGCCCGGCGATACACTCACGCTGGAGACGGCGGACGGGGTATTTACCTATGAAGTAACAGGGAGCAGAATTGTGGACAAGGAGATAAGGGGAGCGATTAAGCCCGGCAGCGAGCCTGTTCTTACCTTAATCACCTGTTACCCTTTCGCTTACACCGGTCCGGCACCGGACCGCTACCTGCTCTCAGCCAAGCTTGTCTCCCGTGAAAAGCCCCGGCCGCACCGCCCGTAA
- a CDS encoding NADH-dependent flavin oxidoreductase, which produces MLKTEYSPLLETFRFANGVELKNRLVMAPMTNFSSHEDGAVSREELDYYIRRSGGAGMVITACVYVNRGGKGFPGEFGADHDGLIPSLRELADAIKGQGAKAILQIFHGGRQCPPEQLPDGQPVSASAVPSELPGGGTGPVPRPLTDEEITGIIADFGEATRRAIEAGFDGVEIHGANGYLVQQFFSPHSNRRDDRWGGDLQKRLAFPLAVLRSVKEAVREHAREAFIVGYRFSPEEPETPGITMAETFALVDALTAEGLDYLHVSLMELWSLPRRGTEDSRPRIDQIVDRAAGKAPVIGVGSLYTAADALKALDSGISLVALGRPLLIDPDWVQKLAEGRANEIKTELDTEAQAELVIPDPLWRALVHTPGWLPLKQ; this is translated from the coding sequence ATGCTGAAAACAGAGTATAGCCCGCTGCTGGAAACGTTCCGCTTCGCGAATGGAGTGGAGCTGAAGAACCGGCTGGTGATGGCACCGATGACGAATTTCTCCTCACATGAGGATGGAGCGGTCTCCCGCGAGGAGCTGGATTATTACATCCGCCGCTCCGGGGGAGCGGGGATGGTCATTACCGCGTGTGTCTATGTGAACCGCGGCGGCAAAGGCTTCCCGGGTGAATTCGGAGCCGACCATGACGGGCTGATTCCCAGCCTGCGCGAGCTGGCGGATGCGATCAAGGGGCAGGGGGCGAAGGCCATCCTGCAGATTTTCCACGGCGGACGCCAATGCCCGCCGGAGCAGCTTCCGGACGGCCAGCCGGTCAGCGCAAGCGCTGTGCCGTCTGAGCTGCCGGGCGGAGGAACCGGTCCGGTGCCCCGTCCGCTGACGGACGAAGAGATTACTGGAATCATCGCGGACTTCGGGGAAGCCACCCGCCGGGCCATCGAAGCCGGCTTCGATGGCGTGGAGATTCACGGCGCGAACGGCTATCTGGTGCAGCAGTTCTTCTCGCCGCACTCGAACCGCCGCGACGACCGCTGGGGCGGAGATCTGCAGAAGCGCCTGGCCTTCCCGCTGGCCGTGCTGCGCAGCGTGAAGGAAGCGGTGCGGGAGCATGCCCGGGAGGCCTTCATTGTAGGCTACCGCTTCTCGCCTGAAGAGCCGGAGACGCCGGGGATTACGATGGCAGAGACCTTCGCGCTGGTCGATGCCCTGACCGCCGAAGGGCTGGATTATCTCCATGTCTCCCTCATGGAGCTATGGTCGCTGCCGCGCCGGGGAACGGAGGACAGCCGTCCGCGGATCGATCAAATTGTAGACCGCGCGGCCGGTAAGGCTCCTGTGATCGGAGTTGGCTCGCTCTATACCGCTGCCGATGCCCTGAAGGCTCTGGACAGCGGCATCAGCCTGGTTGCGCTGGGCCGTCCGCTCCTGATCGATCCGGACTGGGTGCAGAAATTGGCTGAGGGCCGGGCCAATGAGATTAAGACGGAGCTGGATACGGAAGCGCAGGCTGAGCTTGTGATCCCGGACCCGCTCTGGAGAGCATTGGTTCATACGCCGGGCTGGCTGCCGCTGAAGCAATAA
- a CDS encoding ABC transporter substrate binding protein, producing MSVDHIHLRLLRSLLLPLFILLYITGAADSAAAAGEPPVRNVLVLHSYQKGFDWTDEQSAGIEAGLKNTPDSPVIYTEYMDWKRYPSQENLEHFYETIKFKYQKVQISAVLTTDDAALTFAMKYRHELLNDAPIIFSGVNERGFGSLPDLNHITGVIEKIDAAPTLRMALELNPSIKKVYVLYDRSESGVSTGSMVKEQIDAMHQGLEVIPMDRLSLEQIKATASSLTPDSIVLMTTYYSDATGRIVEFDKFASELGRSSSVPVYHIYDFGLNHGAFGGSLISGRIQGQTAAALAQRVLQGEDAGRIPVVTDSTLRSVFDYNELKRFNIAPDRLPEGSEIINRPFSFYQTYKVLVLSVVAAFIMLVTFILVLLFYVQLVKRIRSNLEKSNERFSLATYGSDAVIWDVDMTTMLYYFSDSWYELLGYERGEINESRGGWRELVHPEDAGEEDRLRTQHLEGRSSYYYAEYRMRCKSGEYKWFQARGKVLRSAGGGYIRFAGSMVDVTDRKGVESKLQLSYQELESTYEELTALQDELLEQYNKVVENQALLQVSEEKYRLLAYNDVLSGLPNRLSLSEALKQFIEEHAGGHAALFFLDIDNFKYINDTMGHTFGDELLVKVGERLLGRSDGRSRHFRFGGDEFVILFKDAGGTDEVIRYAEALVQGFKEPFQLNASVVHISASIGIAEYPENGVNAEELLKNADIAMYKAKQAGKGGYVIYGQEMQRHFDERMIIEKHLRSAISNNELSLHYQPLVDTGSGEIWGFEALIRWNSPVLGFVSPLSFIRIAEDCRLIVPVGEWVLRAACRFTRDLHNQGNEGYHISVNISVIQLMQEDFTDMVLAVLRDTGLAPEYLELEITESIFMGSFEAISSKLEALKRMGIGIALDDFGTGYSSLSYLKQLPITTLKIDKSFIDNIDTPNHRSLASSIVTIGHDMGLNVTAEGVETPEQLAFLERTRCDKIQGYYISKPIPEKEVAGWVAERRAG from the coding sequence ATGAGTGTAGATCATATTCATCTCAGGTTGTTAAGAAGCTTGCTCTTGCCTCTGTTTATCTTGCTGTACATAACCGGTGCTGCGGATTCCGCTGCTGCTGCCGGGGAGCCGCCTGTCCGCAATGTGCTGGTGCTGCACTCCTATCAGAAGGGCTTCGATTGGACGGATGAGCAGAGTGCCGGAATCGAAGCAGGCCTGAAGAACACCCCCGATTCACCAGTGATCTACACGGAGTACATGGACTGGAAACGGTATCCCAGTCAGGAGAACCTCGAACATTTCTACGAAACGATCAAATTCAAGTATCAGAAGGTCCAGATCAGCGCTGTGCTCACAACCGATGATGCGGCCTTAACCTTCGCAATGAAATACCGCCATGAGCTTCTGAACGATGCTCCCATTATCTTCAGCGGTGTCAATGAACGGGGCTTCGGCAGTCTCCCGGATCTTAATCATATCACCGGAGTGATTGAGAAGATCGATGCGGCCCCGACCCTCCGTATGGCACTGGAGCTCAATCCTTCCATTAAAAAGGTCTATGTGCTCTATGACCGGTCGGAGAGCGGTGTGTCCACCGGTTCTATGGTCAAGGAGCAGATTGATGCTATGCATCAAGGGCTGGAGGTCATCCCCATGGACCGCTTATCCCTTGAGCAGATCAAAGCCACGGCATCGTCCCTCACCCCGGACAGCATTGTGTTAATGACTACATATTACAGTGATGCCACCGGAAGAATTGTCGAATTCGACAAGTTCGCCAGCGAGCTTGGCAGGAGCAGCAGTGTCCCGGTGTACCATATCTATGATTTCGGGCTGAATCACGGCGCCTTCGGGGGCAGTCTGATCAGCGGCAGAATCCAGGGCCAGACTGCGGCCGCGCTGGCTCAGCGTGTTCTTCAGGGGGAAGACGCTGGGAGGATTCCGGTGGTAACGGACAGCACCTTGCGTAGTGTATTTGATTACAATGAGCTGAAGCGGTTCAATATCGCGCCGGACAGGCTGCCGGAGGGCAGTGAGATTATCAACAGACCGTTTTCCTTTTATCAGACGTACAAGGTACTGGTGCTTAGCGTGGTGGCTGCTTTTATCATGCTGGTCACCTTCATCCTCGTATTATTGTTCTACGTGCAGCTCGTCAAGCGGATCAGAAGCAATCTGGAAAAAAGCAATGAGCGCTTCAGCCTCGCGACCTACGGCTCGGATGCCGTCATCTGGGATGTGGACATGACTACGATGCTCTACTATTTCTCGGATAGCTGGTATGAGCTGCTGGGCTATGAGCGGGGGGAGATCAATGAGAGCCGCGGCGGCTGGCGGGAGCTTGTCCATCCGGAGGATGCCGGGGAGGAGGACCGGCTGCGGACCCAGCACCTGGAGGGCCGGTCGTCCTATTATTATGCTGAATACCGGATGCGGTGCAAGTCGGGGGAATACAAGTGGTTTCAGGCACGCGGCAAGGTGCTGCGCAGCGCCGGCGGCGGATACATCCGGTTCGCCGGGTCTATGGTGGATGTGACCGACCGGAAGGGGGTTGAGAGCAAGCTGCAGTTGAGCTACCAGGAGCTGGAGTCCACGTATGAGGAATTGACGGCACTGCAGGACGAACTGCTGGAGCAGTATAACAAGGTAGTGGAGAATCAGGCGCTGCTTCAAGTCAGTGAGGAGAAGTACCGGCTGCTGGCGTACAATGATGTGCTGAGCGGCCTGCCGAACCGGCTGTCGCTGTCCGAGGCGCTGAAGCAATTCATCGAAGAGCATGCGGGCGGGCATGCGGCGCTCTTTTTTCTCGATATTGATAATTTCAAATACATTAACGATACCATGGGCCACACGTTCGGCGATGAGCTGCTGGTGAAGGTGGGGGAACGGCTGCTGGGCCGCTCGGATGGACGCAGCAGGCATTTCCGCTTCGGCGGTGACGAGTTCGTGATTCTGTTCAAGGATGCAGGCGGGACAGATGAGGTGATCCGCTATGCGGAGGCGCTGGTTCAGGGCTTCAAGGAGCCGTTCCAGCTGAACGCGAGCGTGGTGCATATCTCGGCCAGCATTGGAATTGCGGAGTACCCGGAGAATGGCGTGAACGCAGAGGAGCTGCTGAAGAATGCTGACATTGCCATGTACAAGGCGAAGCAGGCGGGCAAGGGCGGTTATGTAATCTATGGGCAGGAGATGCAGCGGCATTTCGACGAGCGGATGATTATTGAAAAGCATCTGCGCAGCGCCATCTCGAATAACGAGCTGTCCCTGCATTATCAGCCGCTGGTGGACACCGGATCGGGTGAAATCTGGGGCTTCGAGGCGCTGATCCGCTGGAACAGTCCAGTACTGGGCTTCGTGTCGCCGTTATCCTTCATCCGGATTGCCGAGGACTGCCGGCTGATTGTTCCCGTCGGGGAGTGGGTGCTGCGCGCCGCCTGCCGGTTCACCCGGGACCTGCACAATCAGGGGAACGAAGGCTATCATATCTCGGTCAATATCTCGGTGATTCAGCTGATGCAGGAGGACTTCACGGACATGGTGCTTGCGGTGCTGCGGGATACCGGGCTTGCGCCGGAATATCTGGAGCTGGAGATTACGGAATCGATCTTCATGGGCTCCTTCGAGGCGATCAGCTCCAAGCTGGAAGCGCTGAAAAGAATGGGCATTGGCATCGCCCTGGATGACTTCGGAACCGGCTACTCCTCGCTCAGCTACCTGAAGCAGCTGCCGATTACGACCCTGAAGATCGACAAATCCTTCATTGACAATATTGACACCCCGAACCACAGGTCACTGGCCAGCTCCATTGTAACCATCGGCCACGATATGGGGCTGAATGTGACTGCGGAGGGCGTGGAGACGCCGGAGCAGCTTGCTTTTCTGGAGCGCACCCGCTGCGACAAAATCCAGGGGTACTATATCAGTAAGCCGATTCCCGAGAAAGAGGTGGCGGGCTGGGTGGCGGAGCGCAGAGCAGGTTGA
- the pepT gene encoding peptidase T — protein MREELIRRFVSYAQMDTQSNEDSETCPSTPGQMELARKLAGELQELGLTEITVDENGYVMASLPANTDKDVPVIGFLAHLDTATELTGANVKPQIVENYDGKDLVLNQEQNVVLSTESFPELSGYKGHTLITTDGTTLLGADNKAGIAEIMTAMAYLLEHPEIRHGKIRVAFTPDEEIGRGPHKFDVAAFGASYAYTVDGGPLGELEYESFNAAAAKITFRGVNVHPGTAKGKMIHSSKIAMAFHLRLPAGEAPEFTDGYEGFYHLLSIQGNAEESKLHYIIRDFDRTGFENRKSTIAAIVEEFKSTYGADSIVLDMKDQYYNMREKIEPVSHIVDIAREAMENLGITPLIHPIRGGTDGSQLSYMGLPTPNIFTGGENYHGKYEYISVDVMEKAVQVIVEIVSLAEQRA, from the coding sequence TTGAGAGAAGAGCTGATTAGACGTTTTGTATCGTATGCTCAGATGGATACCCAATCGAATGAGGACAGTGAGACCTGCCCTTCCACCCCAGGCCAGATGGAGCTGGCCCGCAAGCTGGCGGGAGAGCTCCAGGAGCTGGGACTGACAGAGATCACAGTGGACGAGAATGGCTATGTTATGGCTTCGCTGCCGGCTAACACAGATAAGGATGTTCCTGTCATCGGCTTCCTGGCTCATCTGGATACTGCAACAGAACTCACCGGCGCGAATGTGAAGCCGCAGATTGTCGAGAACTATGACGGGAAGGATCTGGTGCTGAACCAGGAGCAGAATGTTGTACTCTCCACAGAGAGCTTCCCGGAGCTGAGCGGCTACAAGGGGCATACCCTGATTACAACAGACGGCACCACCCTGCTGGGGGCGGACAACAAGGCAGGAATTGCGGAGATCATGACCGCCATGGCGTATCTGCTGGAACACCCGGAGATCCGGCACGGGAAGATCCGGGTTGCTTTTACCCCCGATGAAGAAATCGGACGCGGCCCGCATAAGTTCGACGTTGCCGCCTTCGGCGCTTCCTATGCCTATACCGTGGACGGAGGTCCGCTCGGGGAGCTGGAATATGAGAGCTTCAATGCTGCCGCCGCCAAAATCACCTTCCGCGGAGTCAACGTGCATCCCGGTACAGCCAAGGGCAAGATGATCCATTCGTCCAAAATCGCCATGGCCTTCCATCTCCGGCTGCCCGCCGGTGAAGCCCCGGAATTCACAGACGGCTACGAGGGCTTCTACCACCTGCTCTCCATACAGGGCAATGCCGAAGAGAGCAAGCTGCACTATATCATCCGCGACTTCGACCGCACGGGCTTCGAGAACCGTAAATCCACCATCGCCGCCATTGTAGAGGAATTCAAGAGCACCTACGGAGCAGACAGCATCGTGCTGGACATGAAGGACCAATACTACAACATGCGCGAGAAAATCGAGCCGGTAAGCCATATCGTCGACATCGCCCGGGAAGCAATGGAGAATCTCGGCATCACGCCGCTGATCCACCCGATCCGCGGAGGCACCGACGGTTCACAGCTGTCCTATATGGGACTGCCTACCCCGAACATATTCACCGGCGGTGAGAATTACCACGGTAAATACGAATACATCTCTGTGGACGTTATGGAGAAGGCCGTACAGGTTATCGTGGAGATCGTCAGTCTGGCGGAGCAGCGCGCTTAA
- a CDS encoding LLM class flavin-dependent oxidoreductase, with product MKRLQDIPFSVLDLAPIREGGTAADSFHNTLDLARHAEEWGYHRYWLAEHHNMPGIASSATSVVIGHVAAGTKSIRVGSGGIMLSNHAPLVIAEQFGTLESLYPGRIDLGLGRAPGSDQAASRALRRGLGSDGSEFPEQLAELRAYFDPDGSGSRPAGVRAFPGEGLNIPIWLLGSSGFSAQLAGQLGLPFAFASHFAPDYLLPALHLYRTSFRPSAVLDKPHVMVGLGVTAADTAEQARRLATSQQLQFLNIIRGRTGKLQPPIASLDGIWTSQEKALLMSKQQYSIAGDPPLIKERLLQILEETDADEFIVASQVYDHSARLHSYELVADLLKEN from the coding sequence GTGAAAAGACTTCAGGATATACCATTCTCCGTGCTGGACCTGGCCCCCATCCGGGAGGGCGGAACAGCGGCAGATTCTTTCCATAACACCCTTGATCTGGCGCGTCATGCCGAGGAATGGGGCTATCACCGGTACTGGCTGGCGGAGCATCATAATATGCCCGGCATCGCCAGCTCCGCCACCTCGGTGGTCATTGGTCATGTGGCTGCCGGGACCAAAAGCATCCGCGTAGGCTCAGGAGGCATCATGCTCTCCAACCACGCCCCGCTGGTGATTGCCGAGCAATTCGGCACGCTGGAATCCTTGTATCCGGGACGGATTGATCTCGGTCTGGGCCGGGCGCCCGGCTCCGACCAGGCGGCATCCAGAGCGCTGCGCCGCGGCCTCGGCAGCGACGGCAGCGAATTCCCCGAGCAGCTTGCTGAGCTGCGGGCATACTTCGATCCGGACGGGTCGGGTTCCCGTCCGGCCGGTGTACGCGCCTTCCCCGGCGAGGGGCTGAACATCCCGATCTGGCTGCTCGGCTCCAGCGGCTTCAGCGCCCAGCTTGCGGGCCAGCTTGGGCTGCCGTTTGCTTTTGCCAGCCACTTCGCACCGGATTATCTGCTGCCCGCGCTGCATCTGTACCGCACCAGCTTCCGCCCGTCTGCGGTACTCGATAAGCCGCATGTCATGGTCGGCCTGGGCGTTACAGCAGCAGATACGGCGGAGCAGGCCCGCAGGCTGGCCACCTCCCAGCAGCTTCAATTCCTGAATATTATCCGCGGCCGCACAGGCAAGCTCCAGCCGCCTATCGCCAGTCTGGACGGAATCTGGACATCCCAGGAGAAGGCACTGCTGATGAGCAAACAGCAATATTCTATTGCCGGCGATCCGCCACTAATTAAGGAACGGCTGCTGCAGATTCTCGAAGAGACGGATGCAGATGAGTTCATTGTCGCCTCGCAGGTGTATGACCACTCCGCCCGGCTTCATTCCTATGAGCTTGTTGCTGATTTGCTGAAGGAGAACTAA